The genomic window aaaagtagtttaaatgaaagtgaaaatggtGATGTGAAAGCCTTGAATCGCTATCTTGAATTTTTAGGACATAGGAGAACTTTACAAGGAATCGACATTATAAAAAGCAAACAGTTGGGCTCTTACCAGAGAGGTTGGTGGTGGTACAGGTGGAGAAAGTAAACTTCAGATGTGATTGGAAGGACCCAGGAGTTGTAGTTAGTGCAGAGTGAGATGCATACGTAGCTGAGAGGATCGCTGACTTACCCTTATTTGAATGAGGAGGATCCATCTCCCAGATCAGGAGCTAACTTAAGGAACTTCCTTCTTGCCTTCCACGGGCGGAACTTAGCTTCATTTCCTCCTGGGGAGTGACATTTATGTGGAGGAAGCTGATGGAGAATGCTAATTGCTAGAAATTATGACTTGGGAATCTAGGTTTTTGAATTTGTTCCAGTGTCCAGTGTTTTTAAGGGAAAGTTACAGTGGGAACTTTGTTAATGCCCTTTCAACTTACATTTAAGAATACAACATCTTGGGGGggtgctaagttttttttttaagattttatttgacagagagaaatcacaagtaggcagagagagggggaagcaggctccctgctgagcagagagcctgactcagggctcaacccaggactctgggatcatgacttgagctgaaggcagaggctttttaacccactgagccacccaggcgccccaagatttttttttttaagccagtgtATTAAAGTCAGTTTATAGCTATTTGTTTCTCAGTGGTTTTAGCcctaaaggaaaggagagaaacttGCGCTTGAAGGTGGTTCAGGGCCCTAGACACTCTTCTTGAACCTGTGAATGACGACCACTTAGTCACTAAATTATGGTCCTAAATTTGGCAAACCTTTCAAGGCATAGATGTGTGAGCCCCACTGAGTGTGTGGATGTCTGTGATTTCCTTGTCATCTTTCCCATCGTTACTTTTAGGAAAAGATACGTCAGAATATCTAACTCTCTGCTTCCGTGCTGGCAATTTATCAAATgactgaaaagagaagagaaagaaatttttttttttaaagattttatttatttatttgagagagagacagggagagagagcatgagtgaggagaagggcagagagagaagcagactccccgttgagctgggagccggatgcgggactcgatccacggactccgagatcatgacctgagcagaaggcagttgtccaaccaactgagccacccaggcgtcccagaaaattttttttttttaatctgaggagGTTAATCGTTCACAAGTTGAGCTGTTCTTTTTGGTCACAGCCATTTGATGGCTTATATAGGGCATGTTACACATTGGTTGCTAAGGAATTGGAATTTCCTTTCAGTTCGGGACCCCTTTGTGACAGTGCCTGCAGCAGATGAAAAATCAGATTGTCAGCAAAAGTACAAAGCTGGTATCACAGTCACAAAACCTCTAGTTTGCTCAATGGTGTAGCCCGGTCATCTACCGGGAGGTTTTGTCTCTGTGCGCAGTGGCTGTGTGTGGAGGGATCTTCTGGTATACTGGAAGGAATTGGGAAAGCTCTTTGCTCTGCTAATTTCGTGGTGTAAATGAGTTCCGCTTCTCCTGAAACATTAGCCTTGTGTTAGCAAAACATCAAATAGAAGGGAACTCATTACACAGTGTTCTAATGGTAAGGCAGAACTAATAAGAGAATGTGTTTAAAATTAATTGTAGGACTGTAAAAATGAGTGGGTGTGTGAATGGGcatggggggaggagagggagagcttTGAGATGGTCTTGTTTTCCCAGGAGCCAGCCTGTATCATTTGTTGGCAGTACATATTGGCTGAAGTCAGTTTTCATTTCAAggtaaattggaaagggaaaTTAAACCTTATTGTTCCGCTCTTAAGAGAGGATAAGGGGGTGGAGGCGGCCGCCAGGGTGGATGCTGTTGAAGTGGTTCTAGGAGTAACAAGATTAGTGCTGTATTTTAACAGAAGGTGACATCATGGGCCCCTTTGGACTGGAGTAACCCTGCGCTGGAGGCTTCATGGTCCCCTTGTCTGAGTGGGCTATGTCGCTGCACATGTAAACGGCCACATTGGGGGAAATCAGGGGCTTAGGCTTTAATGAATCTTTACAAAGGAGCGGAAAACATCCCGAGCCGACCCATGCAGCTGTGGGGTGCTTCGGCAGAGGTGCAAACCAGATAGCATGTCGAGAGAGGAAATGATTGGAACCATTGGCTTGGGTTTGGGAGGACAGGTTAGATAAGGGAAGGTCGCAACCGGGCAACCCTTGCAGGTGCTCCAGGAACTCTCCAGCTCTACTATTTACCTCTGGGTAGGACTGTTTAGCAAGACAAAGAGACTTCAGGGCACGGATATTTGTGGGGCTTGGTTGTCTCTAAACCTCCAGAAGGGGGCGCTGTGAGGCACACTTGCAGAGGCGTATTGTAGGCCCACAGGACTGCAGCTTTCACCTGCAGCCCTCAGGCAGAAAGGTTTGACATCCCATTTTGCAATTTCCCCCTGCCTGAGGTGAGCGCTGCACAGACCCAAACATGCTTTAGCTAGAGGTGGCCTGGTTGAGGGTCCCGGCTGTGGTCTGCGAGGGCAGGCAGTTCCCCTGGGGCTTTTAGCTTGGCACTGGGCAAAGgcaaggggattttttttttgcttcctcttAAGTTTtacacaaaaaccccaaaaaagggtgcctgggttttcccgggggggggggggggtgggtcaatgaaaattttcttgaggggcacctgggtggctcagtgggttaaagcctctgccttcggctcaggtcatgatcccagggtcctgggatcgagccccgcatcgggctgtctgctccgcggagagcctgcttcctcctctctctctctctctctgcctgcctctctgccaacttgtcatctctgtctgtcaaataaataaataaaatcttttaaaaaaaaaaaaaaaaaaaaaaaaaaagaaaattttcttgatAAAGAGTGATAAGAATAGAAGCATGCTAACCATGATTTGTtcccctgtcctctctcccccAGCAGATGTTTTCTTCCAATGGGCTTTGGGTGTAGGATGTtggaaaaccaagagttggaggtaAGCTTGTGGTCTCCAGGAAACAGTTGGGTAAGGTTTGATTGGATTTGAGGAAAGACGCCAATCATTGCTCCATGGTACTCTAACGACAGTAATACCTTGGGGGTTCTGATGAGCTCAAAATGAAGGCAGGAGGTGGAAATCTGCAGAAAAGCCATTCCTGGGAAATAaggttctgttttttgttttgttttgtttttaatttatttgacagacagagatcacaagtaggcagagaggcaggcagagagagagggagggggaagcaggctccctgctgagcagagagcccgatgcagggcttgatgcagggctcgatcccaggaccctgggatcatgacctgagccgaaggcagaggctttaaccccctgagccacccaggcgccccaaggttctGTTTTGACTAACGTTTCCATTCGTTGGAATGCAGCTGAATGTGAGGTTCACTAGGGCGAGGATTTTTGTCTCTTGTTCGTGTTCTGCCCCCAGTGCTTCAGAACAGTGTCTGACATAGTGGgtggtcagtaaatatttgttgagttgaaCGAATACATGAATGAAGGTTGGTACTGATTGGGAAAATCTGGCAGCCTATGTTATCCAAGCTGGCTCACTGTGTGGGTGAGCTGAAGGAGCCTTTCTTACCTCTAGGAGGTGATCACTGTGCGTGTTCAGGACCCCCGCGTGCAGAATGAGGGCTCCTGGAATTCTTACGTGGATTATAAGATCTTTCTCCACGTAAGTGCTTCAGACTTCTGTATTGGGGTCAACCCCTTCTGGGGCTGAGGGCTGGTGCTGAGGCAGAACCCGTTGGTAGATGTTTTGACTGTCCTGAGCCTGAAGAAAAGGAGGGCGGGGAGGAATGAGCTTGGGGTCGGCGGGACATCTGCTCTCAGGCTGCCTGCTGGCCCGTAGCCCCTGCTCAGGATGGGACCTGGTGGGTTGGGTCCTCTGTGAATGTGACGATGAGGAGTAAATCTGGTCTTTTtctacttgggttttttttttttttcatgtacttcCTCCTGTAGACCAACAGCAAGGCCTTCACTGCCAAAACGTCCTGTGTGCGTCGCCGCTACCGTGAGTTCGTGTGGCTGAGAAAGCAGCTCCAGAGAAATGCTGGTTTGGTGtgagtttgcttttgtttctttcttgggtCTGAGACTGGCTTTTTGGGGGCATACACAAGAACCAGAGTTTACAATAAAGAAAACTTGGCAGCATGTTAGGCACTTAGGAAATTGAGAAATGGGTTCTTAAATTATGTTTTCGAGTCAGTGGAAAAAgtaaagacaggggcgcctgggtggctcagtgggttaaaactctgccttcagctcagatcatgatcccaggatcctgggattgagccccacatctggctctctgctcagtggggagcctgcttcctcctctctctctgcctgcctctctgcctacttgtgatctctgtctgtcagataaataaataaaacctttaaaaaaaagaaaaagacagagttCTAGTATTTTGACTGAACAAAgtcatagaaatataaaaaatacttttccttttttatatgcattttcatCTAGGGCTACACAAATGTACTGCTAGCATTTTATATATGCGTATCACTCGTGATCAGAAACTCATTAGCACCTGGATTTATGTGACCGGTGGTGTTCCTGTCCATTTGACATgtaatataaatgttaattttttttcttttttgtgcagAGACCTTTCTCCAGAGACATAACAGACTGAAAGTCTTATGAAAAGCAGTAATGTTCACTCCTCACTTAAACCACCCCAAATAAGTCCTAAACTGGAGACACTGTAGAACAGTGATTCCATTGCAGGACAGTCACTGAATGCCCTGGGAGCGGGGTCTGGGGGTGACCAAGCTGGTTAGTTAACATGTGGGACTGCCGAGGCTACTGTCATGGGTCAGGCCCTCAAAGCCAGTTGAAACTTCTGACAGATTCTgcattctcttcttttgtttgtttgttttgctttgcttttttagagaaagtgtgaactgagggagaggggcaaaggagagagagaaagagagaatcccaggcagaccctgtgcccaacacagagccagatgtggggcttgatctcacaaccctgagaccatgacctccgATTAAATCAAGAGCGGGagacttaacagactgagccacccgggcacccctggcctgttttttaaaaaatatgttcataataGAAGCTAGGGAGATTGAAAGAGTTTGTGGATGCCTTGCTGCCACGCAGCTGCTTTTAGAAAATTCAAAGCATGTGAGGGGCaccaagtggctcagtgggttaagcatctgactcttgatttcctctcaggtcctgatctcagggtggtgagattgagccctgcgttggctcagtgcagagtgtgcttgagatgctctctccctctccctcggtccctccccctgctctttttatttatttatttttatttatttattattttgtccctgctctttttaaatatataaataaaatcttttttttttttaaggttttatttatttatttgacagagagatcacaagtaggcagagaggcaggcagagagagagggggaagcagactccccactgagcagagagcctgattcagggcttgatccaggaccctgagatcaggacctgagccaaagtcagaggcttaacccactgagccacccaggtgccccaaatgaaatctttttaaaaaaattctaggggcgcctgggtggctcagtgggttaaagcctctgccttcagctcaggtcatgatctcagggtcttgggattgagccccgcatcgggctctctgctcagcagggagcctgcttcccctctctgtctgcctgcctctctgcctacttgtgatatctctgtcaaataaaaaatatatatttaaaaaaaaaaattctacattgttggggtgcctgggtggctcagtgggttaaagcctctgcctttggctctgtgatctctatcaaataaataaataaaatctttttttttttttaaagattttatttatttattggacagagagagagatcacaagtaggcagagagagagggggaagcaggctctccaccgagcagagagcccgatgcggggctcgatcccaggaccctgagatcatgacctgagctgaaggcagaggcttaacccactgaaccacccaggcgcccctaaataaaatcttttaaaaaaaacattctaCAATGTTTACAAAACCCACTCCCACCatcagctccttttttttttttttaagattttatttatttatttgacagaggtcacaagtgggcagagaggcaggcagagagagagagggggaaggaggctccctactgagcagagagcccgatgcggggctccatcccaggaccctgagatcatggcccaagctgaaggcagaggcttaacccactgagctacccaggcgccccaagctcttatttttaaatttatttgagaaagagagtgaatgagagagggTATGAGTGGGCGGATGGGGGAGCCAGGCTgggcagtggagagggagaagcagaaagcccgctgagcagggagcctgatacggggttcgatccaggacccttagatcatgacctcagctgaaggcagacacttgaccgaatgagccacccaggagacccataagctcttattttgaaaatggagaaaCTTGTACATGGCAGCATGGAGCACATGGGGTCCTTGTATGTAAATCAAGACCTCTTCCAATCCGAGAGGGCTTGGATTGGGTTTGGATACTAGTTGTGTGACACTGGGAaatttacttaacttctctgattcTACCTCCTTACACCTGAAATGGGGACATCAATAGGTTTTTCATAGGGTTTTGGGGAGGAGTAAATGAAATAAGGTTTGTAAAGCATTTAGCACGGTGCCTAACACATGGCACGCGGTCAGTATTAGTCCTGCCCAGCCCCCTTTTAAAAACccatttgttttgatttgtgcCTCTTCTTAGGGGatttccttgctcagtgggcagaATGGCTGTCTTTAAATGTTACATTTATCTTGGGTGTTACATTATGTGATCCACAGGCCTGTACCTGAACTTCCTGGGAAATCAACCTTCTTTGGCAGCTCTGATGAGTTCATTGAGAAGCGGCGACAAGGTCTGCAGCACTTTCTGGAAAAGTGAGTAGACGGAGTGGGCTAGTACCTGCCTCCTGAGtgcgggaggggagaggggagaggggaaggtaTCGGGCAGGATGGCCCCTTCAAATAGATAGGCCTTTCCTGCACCCCCATCCATGCCTTCAGTGCTCGCTCAAGCCGGAAGCCCTTCAGGGGGCGGGGGGCTGAGGACAGCAGCTGCTCAGCGTGAGTCTGTGCTGTACCTCCTGTGTTTGCCTCAGGGTCCTGCAGAGTGTGGTCCTCCTCTCAGACAGCCAGTTACACCTCTTCCTACAAAGCCAGCTCTCGGTGCCCGAGATAGAAGCCTGCGTCCAGGGCCGAAGCCCCATGACCGTGTCTGACGCCATTCTCCACTATGCTATGTCCAACTGTGGCTGGGtccaggaagagaggcagggctCCTCTCACCTGGCTAAGGGAGACCAGCCAAAGAGGTAACGAGagctctcttgttttttttgaGGCACTGGGGGCTAGGATTACTGTTACCTGGGCCAGTGAGGTGTCCACTTGATAGAGGAAGTGCCCTCACAGCGTTTCATGCTCTCAGAAGAGGCCTCGTCCTCCCTGTGTGTGGTTCTCTCACGTGGCAGGGCCTGAGCGTCTGGGTTAACCCATCCCTGGGTAGCGGGCTCTACTGTTGAAACCcagggggaaagaagagaaggcttAGCTTGTTCTTTATTCCTCTCACCTCCCTATGTCAAAgtgacagctttattgagatgtaatttacataccataaaattcacccttggAATGTATCATTCAGTAGTTCTTAACTTAGCACCCCAATTTTTATCACCCTCAAAGAAACCTTGTACCTGTCAGCAGTGACACGCTGTTTTCCCCACCTCCTAACCCCAGTGACCACTAATCCACTTTCTGAGTCTgcggatttgcctgttctggacacttCACACAAGCGGAGTCCTGTGTGTGGTGGTTCGGGACGACTTTCTTTCCCTCAGCATGTTTTCAGGGTCCACCCATACTGTCGTGCCTGTCagcacttccttcctttttgcgGCCAAATCATACTCCATCTGCATGGCCTTACCACCTTGGTTGGTTGTTCACGAGGCTTATCCActgatttttgtttatctgttcatgcccttgttcctttctcattctttgcCAGTTGCTGCTTTCTTCCAAGATCCGGCAGGAGgagctctccctccccacctcccagggagGAACAGGACCATTTCGGGGTGTGGGCTCCCGTTGTTGACTCTGAAGCTCCTTCCTTGGAAAgcccccctctccttccctccccctcgcCGTCATGCTGTGATTTTGCAAGACCTGACGAGGACgcctctgctccccagcctgTGAGAAGGGCCGTGGGAGGGGACCGTGCTGTGCCTTTGGACCCTGGGCAGTTAGAAACGGTTTTAGAAAAATGAGCTCTGGTCCGAGCGTTGGGTTCTGCTCCGAGGCGGCAGAAAAGATGCCGGCAAGGAGACTTGCTGGGGTGGGAAAGGGGCACAGGGTAGGTGTTGGGGAGTCTGGGCCACTTACTGTCGAATGGTCACCTCTGCTCAGGTTGGTGGCACAGAAGTCGGTCACCACAACTCCTCAGGCTTCGTCCATGGGATTACACTGGACGGTTTTAAGTTAGGCATAAGGCCCACCATGGGCTGTTGGTTTTGCACAGAAATATGTGGTGTGTTTACTCTCCTGGGAGCTGAGTTGCTTTAGATGTTTGTTAATGGGCGTGGGAGCATTGCCTCAGGTTGACTGGTTTGGGGGGACCTGCAAGTGACCGCTTTTAAGCTGTCCTGTTGAATACTGACCCGATGGAAATGGTTGTGTAGTCGTATTCCCACTGGCGGGCTTCTTGCTGCGGCCCTTAGAGCACTTTGTTTCCGGGAGGCTGGCCTCTTGCCTCCCTCCTTTCGTGGCCAGGGTGGTGAGTGTTTGTTCTCCCACCTtcttgcttccttctccttcttgaaCACCACTGACCCCACCGGTGCTGTGACTCCCGTGCCTGGGGgttcctgcctctccccagccctcagcCTGGCTGTGAGGGGCCCTAGACCCATGACGTGGCTCCCGGCCGGCCCTGGAAGAGACCCCTGGAAGCCAGAGGAAAGGCAACAGTTTCAGGGGCTTTGTTTGAGAAAAGGCTGTCCCAAGCTGTCACCACCTCCTCTGGCTGTAAAGCCCAGATGTGACAATCTTTTCTGCGGTGCTGCCATGGGCGCCTTTCTTTTTTGaatccttctcttctcccttagtaacagccccctgcccccagggcttCAGCTCCCACAGTGTCCCTCTGCTGTGTGGCGGGGAGGCCGTCTGTTCAGTCCAATGGGGCGCAAGGGCTTTGTTTGTGCCTGGAGAGAGGGCTCTGGGGATGGAGATGAGGAACGACGCGCCTTCAGACAATGAGGCATTCTGCCCTCCCGCTGCCATAATTCCTCTCCACGGAGAGCCCGAGCGGGTAGGAGAGGAGCGCCGGGTAGGAGAGGAGCGCCGGCGGCGCCCTGCCTGCTCAGCGCTCCCCTCTCGCGCCCCCCCT from Mustela nigripes isolate SB6536 chromosome 16, MUSNIG.SB6536, whole genome shotgun sequence includes these protein-coding regions:
- the SNX11 gene encoding sorting nexin-11 isoform X2, with the protein product MGFGCRMLENQELETNSKAFTAKTSCVRRRYREFVWLRKQLQRNAGLVPVPELPGKSTFFGSSDEFIEKRRQGLQHFLEKVLQSVVLLSDSQLHLFLQSQLSVPEIEACVQGRSPMTVSDAILHYAMSNCGWVQEERQGSSHLAKGDQPKSCCFLPRSGRRSSPSPPPREEQDHFGVWAPVVDSEAPSLESPPLLPSPSPSCCDFARPDEDASAPQPVRRAVGGDRAVPLDPGQLETVLEK
- the SNX11 gene encoding sorting nexin-11 isoform X1, coding for MGFGCRMLENQELEEVITVRVQDPRVQNEGSWNSYVDYKIFLHTNSKAFTAKTSCVRRRYREFVWLRKQLQRNAGLVPVPELPGKSTFFGSSDEFIEKRRQGLQHFLEKVLQSVVLLSDSQLHLFLQSQLSVPEIEACVQGRSPMTVSDAILHYAMSNCGWVQEERQGSSHLAKGDQPKSCCFLPRSGRRSSPSPPPREEQDHFGVWAPVVDSEAPSLESPPLLPSPSPSCCDFARPDEDASAPQPVRRAVGGDRAVPLDPGQLETVLEK